One region of Elusimicrobiota bacterium genomic DNA includes:
- a CDS encoding NAD(P)H-dependent oxidoreductase: MKAIAINGSPRQGGNTEILLKKALEPIKAAGWDVEL, encoded by the coding sequence ATGAAAGCCATCGCCATCAACGGAAGCCCGCGCCAAGGCGGCAACACGGAGATCCTGCTCAAGAAAGCTCTAGAACCCATCAAGGCCGCGGGCTGGGACGTCGAGCTCC